A part of Sandaracinaceae bacterium genomic DNA contains:
- a CDS encoding FHA domain-containing protein has translation MGIRVTVRSRWGESQAQDDPGSRRHLAVYSFEHGRVRIGRGRTADILLPHPAVSGLHASLEPSGAHYTITDEGSTNGVLVNGVRISPNRPKSLRDGDRVELGGFTLRLELTPTVSGATTANETAELARQLVRAVLSQGTTPVAAPLLVFENGSREGERVTLPDPPCSWRIGRGIECELQLNDADASREHAELLRDLDGVLLRDLGAKNPAMVNGRVYAERRLMDRDELRIGSTRMTFEDPASTVLARIQAEADLSVELEPDPFDSFDDELSGHDTPSDAATRGDSEGADAHEVDPSRGPVTPWEAAPVSDDSVAIADPKPRAPRRPRQSAALTDMVIYALAGAVLALSALGLWWLSAR, from the coding sequence ATGGGAATCCGCGTCACGGTTCGCTCACGCTGGGGTGAGTCGCAAGCACAGGACGACCCCGGGAGCCGGCGCCACCTAGCGGTCTACAGCTTCGAGCACGGGCGGGTGCGCATCGGGCGTGGCCGCACGGCCGACATCCTGCTGCCGCACCCTGCGGTGAGCGGCTTGCACGCCAGCCTCGAGCCCAGCGGCGCGCACTACACCATCACCGACGAGGGCTCCACCAACGGCGTGCTGGTCAACGGCGTGCGCATCTCGCCCAACCGCCCCAAGTCGCTGCGCGATGGCGACCGGGTGGAGCTGGGCGGCTTCACGCTGCGCCTCGAGCTCACGCCCACCGTGAGCGGTGCGACCACGGCCAACGAGACGGCCGAGCTGGCACGTCAGCTGGTGCGCGCCGTGCTCTCGCAGGGCACCACGCCCGTGGCGGCGCCGCTGCTGGTGTTCGAGAACGGCAGTCGGGAGGGCGAGCGTGTGACGCTGCCTGATCCGCCGTGCTCCTGGCGCATCGGGCGCGGCATCGAGTGTGAGCTGCAACTGAACGACGCCGACGCATCGCGCGAGCACGCCGAGCTGCTGCGTGACCTCGACGGGGTGCTGCTGCGCGACCTGGGCGCCAAGAACCCCGCCATGGTCAACGGGCGCGTCTATGCGGAGCGGCGCCTCATGGACCGCGACGAGCTGCGCATCGGGTCCACCCGCATGACCTTCGAAGACCCGGCCAGCACCGTGCTCGCGCGCATCCAGGCCGAGGCCGACCTCTCGGTGGAGCTGGAACCCGACCCGTTCGACTCGTTCGACGACGAGCTGTCGGGCCACGACACGCCTAGCGATGCGGCCACGCGGGGTGACTCCGAGGGCGCCGACGCGCACGAGGTCGACCCGAGCCGCGGCCCCGTCACCCCGTGGGAAGCGGCCCCCGTGAGCGACGACTCGGTAGCCATCGCCGACCCGAAGCCGCGTGCGCCCCGCCGCCCGCGGCAGAGCGCCGCGCTGACCGACATGGTGATCTACGCGCTCGCAGGTGCGGTGCTGGCGCTCAGCGCGCTGGGCCTGTGGTGGCTGAGCGCGCGCTGA